The Puniceicoccus vermicola DNA segment GCCTGAGTAGACCTCTCGCGGTAGGAAAGAGAAGGTAGCGAGAGCATCCTGCTCTCGATTTGCGTCGGAAGTGAGGGAGAGAGCTGGAAGCTCTCACTGCTTTGGTCGGGTTGCCTAAGTAGGTCTTTTGCGGTGGGGAAGAGAAAGTAGCGAGAGCATCCTGCTCTCGATTCGCGTTGGAAGTGAGCGAGAGAGCTGGAAGCTCTCAAAACTCTGGCCGGGTTGCTTGAGTAGATCTTTTGCGGTAGGCAAGAGAAAGTAGCGAGAGCATCCTGCTCTCGATTTGCGTTGGAAGTGAGGGAGAGAGCTGGAAGCTCTCACAACTTTGGCTGGGTTGCCTGAGTAGACCTCTCGCGGTAGGCAAGAGAAAGTAGCGAGAGCATCCTGCTCTCGATTTGCATTGGAAGTGAGGGAGAGAGCTGGAAGCTCTCACAACTTTGGCTGGGTTGCTCGAGTCGATCTTTTGCGGTGTGGAAGAGAAAGTGGCGAGAGCATCCTGCTCTCGATTCGCGTCAGAAGTGAGCGAGCGCAGCATTAAATCTCTCGCAACTTTAGGCTTACGTCTCTCTTCAATCCGGAGGCGTGGCCGCTCGACTCAGTCGATCGCGCACGGCTTTGAGGACGCCGTCTTCGGAGTCGGGCATTTCGACATAAACGTTTTGGATCGAATCGAGGGAATCGAGTCGCCGCAAAAGGTCGAAAAGGTTGCGGGCGATTTCGGCGGCGTTGCCGTCTTCGCTCAGCCAAAAGTCTTGCGGGGCGGGGGATTGGGGTCGGCGGAGGTGGACGATTGCCTCTTGCTCGGAGTCGACTTCGGGAATCTTTCCAGCTGGGAAGAGCTCGATGCCTTTGCTCGGGCGGTAGTGGCTTTTCAGCAATCCGGGGGCACTGGGTGCGTCTTCGGCAATTTTCTCTTCCGGTGCCGCTTCGGTCATGCCGGGGATTTTCAGAATTTCCGGCAAAGAAATCGGTCCCGGGCGCAGAAGGCGCACGCCTCCCTCGGCGGGCAGGGAGACAATTGTCGATTCCACGCCATGTTCGCAAGGGCCTCCGTCGAGGATGGCGGCGACG contains these protein-coding regions:
- a CDS encoding L-threonylcarbamoyladenylate synthase; protein product: MDWLRGGDIAARNQAANLLQSGQLVAVPTETVYGLAADAANEAAVRSIFSVKGRPLLDPLIVHFASLEQISAVCEVPPEARALADQFWPGPLTLVLPRKADCPIPSLVSAGKPTLAVRIPGHPLLRQLLIESQLPLAAPSANPFGYISPTRPEHVEASLHQGVAAILDGGPCEHGVESTIVSLPAEGGVRLLRPGPISLPEILKIPGMTEAAPEEKIAEDAPSAPGLLKSHYRPSKGIELFPAGKIPEVDSEQEAIVHLRRPQSPAPQDFWLSEDGNAAEIARNLFDLLRRLDSLDSIQNVYVEMPDSEDGVLKAVRDRLSRAATPPD